In Sphingopyxis macrogoltabida, the sequence GCCGGTGCCGGGCAGCCGCGTCACGATCGTCGACGCCTCGACCGGCCGTCCCGCGCAGGTGTTCGGCGACGACGGCGTCTCGATCTATCCTTCCAGCGTCATCACCGGCCAGAGCGTTCGCGATTCAGGCGGTACGACCTATGATTTCCCGCCCGGCGACTATCGCTTCCCCTTCGTCGCGCCGGGCACCTACCGCCTCGTCGTCGAACCGCCGGCGCCCTACACCGCGCCGTCGAAATCGAGCCCGGCCGACCTTTCGAGCTTGCGCCGCCCCGACGACGGCCTGCCGTTCGTGATCAGCGGCGCAAGCTACGGCTCGCCCTTCACGCTCGACAGCCCCGCCCCCGTCCGCGTCGACATCCCCGTCGACCAGCCGGGCCTGCCGCTGGTGCTGCGCAAGACGACCTCGACGCAGGTCGCGGTACCCGGCGACGTCATCCAGTATCGCATCGAGGTCGCAAACCGCGACACCCGCCGGCGTACCGGTGCTGTGACGGTCAGCGACGTGCTGCCCGCCGGGATGCGCCTGCGTGCCGATACGGTGCGCGTCGACGGCGTGCTGGTGACCGCCGATGTTGCCGGGAACGGCCGCGAATTTTCGGTCACCCTGCCCGGCATTGCTGCGGGGCGTTCGGCGCTGCTCACCTATCTTGCGGAGGTCATCGTTTCGGCGCAGCCGGGAAATGCCCTCAACCGCGCCACCGCCAGCGACAATCGCGGGACGCAGAGCAATATCGCCGAAGCGACGATATCGATCAAACGCGACCAGCTCGGCGACCGGATGACGATCATCGGGCGCATTACCGACGGCGGCTGCGGCGTCGACCCCGGCAAGGCGAACGGGATCCCGGGCGTCCGGGTCATGTTGCAGGACGGCAGCTACGCCGTCACCGACGAAGGCGGCCGCTATCATTTCGAGGGCGTGCGGCCGGGCCTGCATGTCGTCCAGATCGATCCGTCGACGCTGCCGCTCGACCGCGAGGCGATCGACTGCGCGCGTTCGACGCAGAGCGCGGGCAGCCCGATCTCGCGCTTCGTCGAAGGCCGCGGCGGCGCGCTGAAACGCGCCGACTTCCGTGCCATCGCCAGCGCCCCGCGCGCAGCGCCCAAGACCGCTGCCACCGTCGCGCCGACCGTCCTCAGCGATCAGGACGCCGCCGGTGCGAACCGCGACTGGCTGGCGGGCGAGACGCCGGGCACCGGCTGGGTCTTCCCGGGCACCGATCATAACCCGCGCGCCAAGTCGGTGCGCGCCGTGGTCAAGCATCTGCCGGGCCAGACCGTCACCTTGCGCGTGAACGGCAAGCCGGTCAGCGATCTCAGCTATGAAGGCGAACGCAAGTCGGCCGACGGCAGCGTCATCGTCAGCATGTGGCGCGGCATCGAAATCGGCGACGGCGAGAATCGCCTCTCGGCCGAGATAAAGGACGGCAGCGGAACCACTATCGAGACGCTCGAACGCAGCGTGCATTATTCGATCACCCCGATGCGCGCGACGCTGATCCGCGAACGCTCGGTGCTGATCGCCGATGGCGTGACGCGGCCCGTCATCGCGGTCCGCCTGACCGACCGCGACGGCAAGCCGGTACGCAGCGGACTGACCGGCGATTTCAGCGTCCCGGCGCCCTATTATCCGGCGGTTGAGGCCGATGCGCAGCAGGCGCGGCAGTTGTCGGGTCTCGAACGCGCGCGGCCGGTGTGGAAAATCGATGGCGACGACGGCGTCGCGTACATCGAACTCGAACCCACGACGGCGTCGGGCACGCTGGCGATCGACTTCACCTTCCGCGACGACAAGATCGAGCGCAAGCAGACCGTCGAAACCTGGCTCGATCCGGGCGATCGGCCATGGACCGTCGTCGGCTTCGCCGCGGGCACGCTCGGCTACAACACGCTCGACGACCGGATGGAGCCCGTCGCCGAAACGCTCGACGATCTCAACGCCGACGCGCGGCTGGCGCTCTATGCCAAGGGCCGGGTGCGCGGCAAATGGCTGATGACGCTGGCTTATGACAGCGACAAGGATCAGGACGACGCGCGCTTCGGCGGCGTGATCGACCCGCGCGCCTATTACACCATCTACGCCGACCGCAACGAAACCCGGTACGATGCAGCGTCGGTGCGCAAGCTCTATCTCCGGCTTGAGCGCCCGCAATTCTATGCGATGTTCGGCGATATCGAGACTGGCATTTCCGAACCGCAGCTCGCGCGCTACCAACGCGCACTGAACGGCGGCAAGGCCGAATATCGCGGCCGCAATCTCGCCGCGACCGCCTTCGTCGCCGACACCCCCTATCGCTTCCGCCGTGACGAGATTCAGGGCAACGGCCTGACCGGGCCGTACCAGCTCGGCGCCAGGGACATATTGCCGAACAGCGAGCGGATCGTCATCGAAACGCGCGACCGGCTGCATAGCGAACGGATCGTCGAAACCGTCTCGCTGACCCGGCACGTCGATTACGATATCGACTATCTGGCGGGGACGCTCCGCTTCCGCGAACCGGTGCTCAGCCGCTCATCAGGGCTCGACCCGCAGTTCATCGTCGCCGAATATGAAGTCGACGGGGTCGGCCAGCGCGTGCTCAATGCCGGCGGCCGCGTCAGCTTGTCGTCGAACGACGAGAAACTGCGCGTCGGCGCAACGCTGATCCACGACGAGGATGGCAACGCCAAGACGAATCTCGGCGGCGTCGACGCCCGTTATCGCCCCGGCATCGATACCGAAATCCGCGCCGAAATGGCGATCAGCGACGCCAAGGCGCAGAATGGCAGCCCGGCCGCTACGACGGGAAGCGCCAAGGCATGGCTGGTCGAGGCCGAGCACCACAGCAGCAAGATGGACGTCCTTGCCTATGTCCGCGAGCGCGAGACGGGTTTCGGCGCCGGACAGCTCAATCGCGGCGAGGATGGCACGCGCAAATTCGGCGTCGATGCCCGGCTGCGGGCGACCAAAACCTTGTCGGTTACAGGCAGCGCCTGGCAGGAAGATTATCTCGACGTCGGCTCGCGCCGCCGCGCCGCGCGTGTCCTCGCCGAATATGACAATGGCACCACGATCGCGCGCGCCGGCCTGACCCATGCCGACGACAGGCTTTCCGACGGGACGGGCAACCGTTCGAACCTTGTCCAGCTCGGCGCCACCCAGCGGCTGATGGGCAAGCGGCTCGAACTCGACGCACAGACCGAATTCGCGCTGGGCGGCAAGGACGCCAGTGTCGATTTCCCGACGCGCCACCGCCTCGGCGCCCGCTTTGCGATCAACCGCGACGTCAATCTCGTCGGCAGCTATGAAATCGCCGATGGCGACAGCATCAAGGCGCGCACCGCACGACTGGGTTTCGACCTTGCGCCATGGGCCGGTGCACGTCTGCTCGCCACGGCCAACCAACAGGATATCGGCGAATATGGCCCGCGCAGCTTCGCCGCCTATGGCCTTTCGCAATCGCTGAAGCTCGGCGAGCGCTGGTCGGTCGATCTGTCGGTCGACGGCAACCGGACACTCGGCGGCATCCGCGCCAAGGATGTGCTCAATGTCGATCACCCCGTCGCATCGGGCGGCTTCCTTGGCGGCAATGGAACGCTGACCGAGGATTTCCTGGCGATCAGCACCGGCGCCACCTACCGCGCCGACCGCTGGACGCTGACGGGCCGCGCCGAATATCGCGACGGAGAGCTTGCCGATCGTTACGGCCTGACCCTCGGCGGCCTCCGCCAGCTCGGCGAAGGCCGGGCGCTTGGCGCGCTCTTCACCTATGCCAAGGCGAGCGGCAGCGGCACGACGCCGACGACCGAGGTGATCAATTTCGAGATGAGCTGGGCGCACCGCCCCGCCGAATCGCGTATCTCGTGGCTGAACAAGAGCGAGTTCCGTTCGGACAAGGTGCGGGGTGCCGTCGCCGGCCAGCCCGGTCCGATCGGCGGCGGCGGCGCGCTGACGATCGACGGCGACGCGACGAGCCGCCGCCTGCTCAACAGCCTGTCGCTGAACTGGACCCCGCTCGGCGAACGCGGGATCGGCAGCGGCGACGGCTGGTACGAACGCGCCGAATTCGGCTTTTTCTGGGGCACACGCTATAATTTCGACAGGTTCGGCGAGGACGATGTCAAAGGCTGGTCGAACCTGCTCGGCGCCGACTTCCGCTTCAATCTGGGCGAACATGTCGATGTCGGTGCGTCGGGCACCGTGCGGGTCGGCACCGACGCCGATACGTTGAGTTGGGCCGGCGGGCCGACCGTGACGCTGGCGCCGATGAAGAACACCAACATCACCTTCGGCTATAATTTCGCCGGCTTCCACGACCGCGATTTCGAGGATGCGCGCTATTCGCGATCGGGCGCCTATGTGACCTTCAAGCTGAAATTCGACCAGACGAGTTTCGCGGGGCTCGGGTTATAAGCCTGCTCTGCGCATAGCGAAGCAATCCGGGGCGCGCGTCCACTGTCCCGGATTGCTTTGTCGCTATCAGTCCGCGAACAGCAGGACCGGTGTTTCGATCAGCTTCTTGAGTGCCTGCACATAGCTTGCAGCATCCCAGCCATCGACGACGCGGTGGTCGCAGCTGATCGACAGGTTCATCAGCTTCGCGCGGCGGATTTCGTCGCCGTCGAAGACGGGACGCTCGACGATCTTGTTCGGACCGATGATCGCGACCTCGGGCCGGTTGATGACCGGGGTCGTCGCAATCCCGCCGAGCGGGCCGAGCGAGGTGACGGTCAGCGTACCGCCCGTGAGCTCCTCGACCTTCGCCTTGCCGGTGCGCGCGGCTTCGGCAAGGCGCGTGATCTCGCTCGCGAGCTGCCACACATTCTTGTCCTGCGCATCGCGGATCACGGGGACCATCAGGCCCGCGTCGGTCTGCGTCGCCATGCCGAGATGTACGGCGCCATAGCGCGTCACCACGCCGCCTTCATCGTCGTAACGCGCGTTGATCATCGGGAATTGCGGAATGGTGCGGCAGATCGCGACGATCAGGAAGGGCAGCATCGTCAGCTTCGGACGGCCGCCGCGATTGGCGTTCAAATCAGCACGCATCTCTTCGAGCGCGGTGACGTCCATTTCCTCGACATAGGTGAAGTGCGGGATCGCGCGCTTCGACGCCGCCATATTCTCGGCGATCTTGCGGCGCATGCCGATGACCTTGATCGGCTCGTCGGCGCGGGCGCGGCTGGCGCCCGGCGCATGATAGCCCTGCCCGCCGCTGTAGCGCAGGAAGGCGTCGAGGTCGGCGTGACGGATGCGGTCGCCCTCGGCGTGAACCTGACCGAGATCGACGCTGAGATCTTTGGCGCGCGCGCGGACCGCGGGCGAGGCCAGCACGGCCTTGGTATGAGCAGCAGCGGGCGCAGGTGCCGGCGCGGGAGCGGGCGACGGCGCTGCCGCCACAGGGGCCGGGGCCGGAGCGGGCTCGGCGACTTCCGCCACCGAAATCTCTTCGGCACCGGGTGTCTCGGCTTCGATCGCTTCCTCGACCGGCGTATCGGCGGGCGGCGCTTCAACGTCACCGTCAGCATCGGTTTCGATCACCGCGAGCGTCGAACCGATCGCGATCAGGTCGCCGACCTCGCCCGCGAGTTCGACGACGATCCCCGAAACGGGCGATTCCATTTCGACGGTCGCCTTGTCGGTCATCATGTCGGCAAGCTGTGCGTCTTCCTCGACGCGCTCGCCGATCTTGACGTGCCAGGCGACGATTTCGGCCTCGGCGATGCCTTCGCCGATGTCGGGCAGACGGAATGAATAGCGGGCCATGGCGTCAGTCCTTCAAGATTTTCGTGAGCGCGGTCGCGATGCGCACCGGGCCGGGGAAATAGGCCCATTCGAGGCTATGCGGATAAGGCGTGTCGAAACCGGTGACGCGTTCGACCGGCGCCTCGAGATGATAGAAGCAGCGTTCCTGCACCAGCGCGGCGAGTTCGGCGCCGAAGCCCGAGGTGCGCGTCGCTTCGTGGATGATCAGGCAGCGGCCGGTCTTTTTCACCGAGGTTTCGATCGCGTCGATATCGAGCGGCAGGAGGGTACGCAGATCGATGATTTCGGCATCGACGCCCATTTCCTCGACGATCGTCTTGGTCACATGGACCATCGTGCCATAGGCGAGGATCGTCAGCGCCTCGCCGGCGCGGACCGTTGCCGCCTTGCCGAGTTCGATGCAGTAATAATCCTCGGGAACCGCGCTCGCTTCATGCTTCGACCAAGGCTCGACCGGGCGGTCGTAATAGCCGCTGAACGGGCCGTTGTAGATGCGCTTGGGTTCGAGAAAAACGACCGGGTCGTTATCCTCGATCGCCGCGATCAGCAGGCCCTTGGCATCATAGGGATTCGACGGGATCACCGTCTTGACGCCGCAGATGTGCGTCATGATGCTTTCGGGCGACTGGCTATGCGTCTGGCCGCCGAAAATGCCGCCGCCGAACGGGGTGCGCACGGTCATCGGACAGATGAAGTCGCCCGCCGAGCGATAGCGCAGCCGCGCCGCTTCGCTGACGAGCTGGTCGAGACCGGGGTAGATATAGTCGGCGAACTGGATTTCGGGGACCGGCCGCAGGCCGTAGGCGCCCATGCCGACCGCGACGCCGATGATGCCGCATTCGTTGATCGGCGTGTCGAACACCCGGGTCTTGCCGTGCTTTTTCTGCAGGCCCGCGGTGGCGCGGAAAACGCCGCCGAAAAAGCCGACGTCCTCGCCCATCACGACCATCTTGTCGTCGCGGCCGAGCATGACGTCCATGGCGCTGTTGATCGCCTCGATCATGTTCATCGTCTTGGTCGCGGTTTTGGTGTCGGCGCTCATCATTCGGGCTTCCAGTTGGGGCCGAACTTGGCCTCTTGCTCTGCCAGCATCTGCTTGCTCTGTTCCTTGAGGTGCCAGGGCATCTCCTCGAACACGTCCTGAAACATGGTTTCGAACGGCTGGTGCATGCCGTGACCCAATATTCCGAGCTTTTCCGATTGCTTCTGCGTCGTCTTGACCAGATCGTCGAGTTCCTTGCGCAGCGCTTCCTGACGTTCGCCGTCCCATTCGCCGAGCGTCTCGAGATGCTGGGCGAGGCGCGCGATCGGGTCGCCGAACGGCCAGGCGGTCGCTTCGTCGGCGGCGCGATAGGCGCTCGGGTCGTCCGAGGTGCTATGGCCTTCGGCGCGGTAGGTGAAATGCTCGATCAGCGTCGGGCCGTTGTTCGTCCGTGCCCGGTCGGCCGCCCATTGCGTCGCGGCATAGACCGCAAGCGGATCGTTGCCGTCGACGCGCAGCCCGGCGATGCCGTAACCGACCGCACGCGCCGCGAAGGTCGTGCGTTCGCCGCCGGCAAAACCGGAGAAGCTGGAAATCGCCCACTGGTTGTTGACGACGTTGAAGATGACCGGCGCGTTATAGACGGTCGCGAAAGTCAGCGCCGAGTGGAAGTCGCCCTCGGCCGACGAACCCTCGCCGCACCAGACGGTCGCGATCCGGTTGTCGCCCTTCGACGCCGAAGCCATCGCCCAGCCCACCGCCTGCGGATATTGCGTCGCGAGATTGCCCGAGATGCTGAAGAAGCCATGCTCGGGCGCCGAATACATGATCGGCAACTGGCGGCCGAGCAGATGATCGCCGCGGTTCGAGTAGATCTGGTTCATCATCTGGATCAGCGGATAGTCGCGCACGATCAGGATGCCCTGCTGGCGATAGCTCGGGAAGCACATGTCGGACCGGTCGATCGCCATCGTCGAAGCGACCGAGGTCGCCTCCTCCCCCGTCGATTTCATGTAAAAGCTGGTCTTGCCCTGCCGCTGCGCGCGGAACATCCGGTCGTCGAACGCACGCACCAGCATCATATAGCGCAGCATCGCGCGCAGGCGGTCGGGTGTCAGCTTCGGATCCCACGGGCCCTTCGCCTGTCCGTCGAAATCGAGCACCCGGACGAGGCCGTAGCAAAGGTCGCGCATCGCGTCGGGCTTGGTCGCTTCGCCGGGACGCGGCGTCGCGTCGACCGCAGGGATTGCGATATCGCCGAAATCGGGCGTGTCGCCGGGACGATAGCGCGGTTCCGGAATATGGAGCGACAGCGGCGGCAGGTTGCTCGCCGGGCGCCCGGGCGTCTCGGTCATCTCTTCTTCCCTTCACGGAACGAATCCATTCCGCTTATTAATATTTCAACAAAACGACATATTATTACAAACATTAATGCATTGCAATGCCCGCCTCAAACCGCGACCGGCGCCGGAATATGCGCTTGCGGTGCATAGGATTCGACGGTGAAATCCTCGAATTTATAGTCGAAAATACTGTCCGGCCGGCGCAGGATGCGCAGCTTAGGCGCCCCTTCGGGGACGCGCGACAGCTGTTGCTCGACCAGCTCCTGATGGTTGAGGTACAGATGGACGTCGCCGCCGGTCCAGACGAGCTCGTGCGCGGTCAGGTCGCATTGCTGCGCGATCATCCGCGTCAGCAGCGCCGCCTCGAAAACGTTGAAGGCGAAGCCGAGGCCGAGGTCGCACGAGCGCTGGAAGAGCAGGCACGACAGCCCGCCATCGCTGCGGACATGGAATTGATAGGTCATATGGCACGGCGGCAGCGCCATCCGGTCCAGATCGGCGACATTCCAGCCCGTGAAGATATGGCGCCGCGACCCGGGATTGTTCCGCAACCCCTCGACCAGTGCCGCAATCTGGTTGTGACCTTGCGCAGCGCGGCGGAACAGCCCCTCACCCGCCGGCTCGTAGCGCGGCCAGTTGACCCACTGGTGACCATAGACCGGGCCCAGGTCGCCCCATTGCGCCGCAAAGGCTTCGTCGGCGATCACCCGCGCCTCGAAATCCTCGGCGCTGATCGCTTCGCCCGTTTCGCGGCGATATTTTTCGAGCGGCCAGTCGGTCCAGATCCGCACCCCCTGCGCGACCAGCGGCCGGATATTGGTGTCGCCGGTCAGGAACCACAGCAGTTCGCGGAGCGCGGTCTTCCAATAGACGCGCTTGGTCGTCAGCAGCGGGATCGCGTCATCGCGCAGCGAGAATCGCATCGTCTCGCCGAACAGCGATCGCGTACCGACGCCGGTCCGATCGACGCGTTCGTCGCCCTCCACCCAGATGCGGCGCATCAGGTCGAGATATTGCAGCTCATAATGGATGGAATCAGGCAAGAGTCGCTCCCGGGTCTGGAAGCTCTTTGCTAGGCTTCGCGCGGGTGAGCGACAAGGGCGCGGCGAACGCCATCGCTTCCATATATCCGATATGGCGCGACCCGCGGTTGGACTTTGCCGCACGGCGTGCATGGTCACGGAAATGACCCTTCATGAGCCCGTCGGCCAACGGCTCGATCCGCTGGCGCCGCCCGGATTTGTCGCGCGCCAATCCGAGGACGGTATCGCCTGCGACCTGCTTCGCCCCCACTTCCCGCCCGACCGCGAAACGCTCCTGCTGGCCGGATTCGACGGTTACGAACGGCTGGTGCGGCTGGAACAGGCAGAAGGCGACCGCAACGGCCGCTGCATCATCTATCCGCAGAGCTGGCGCAGCTTGCTGTGCAGCGGCGTCGTCCGCGTCCTGATGGCGCACAACCACCCCTCGGGCATCGCCCGGCCGAGCGATGCCGACCGCCGCTGCACGCAGGAAGCGGCGCTTTTCCTGCGCACGCTGGACGTCGAGCTGGTCGATCATCTGATTTTCGTCGAGAGCGGTCATTTCAGCTTCCGCCGTGCAGAATTACTGTAGAAACAGCAATCGCGCCGAATGTGCCGATTGACGCTTGAAGTTCGCAGATTGCGCGTCTAGAGGACCGCCCTGCCTTCGCGGCGACCCCGGTCGGCGCGCAGATCGGTCGGGGAGTAGCTCAGCCTGGTAGAGCACTGTCTTCGGGAGGCAGGGGCCGGAGGTTCGAATCCTCTCTCCCCGACCAATTTCTTCTCTTATTGAAGATTTTACGCTGCTTCTTCTTGTAACGCGGCGCATTACATCCTAAATAAGTTGCACGCCGCTATGGTTTTCCCCCTTTCCATCGCGGTGAGTGCCCCGTCTCTGTGACGCGGGTGCGTCCTCCCTGGACCCTGGCCACCCCGTACTTCGGTATGGGGTGGTTTTTTATTCGGCAGCGAGCGGGGGCACTTCGGCTGCCGGCGACACCAGTGCTGCGCGCTTCACAAGTTCCGCAAACCATTCCGAAATCGGCGCCAGCCGCGCCGGATCGGGC encodes:
- a CDS encoding dihydrolipoamide acetyltransferase family protein translates to MARYSFRLPDIGEGIAEAEIVAWHVKIGERVEEDAQLADMMTDKATVEMESPVSGIVVELAGEVGDLIAIGSTLAVIETDADGDVEAPPADTPVEEAIEAETPGAEEISVAEVAEPAPAPAPVAAAPSPAPAPAPAPAAAHTKAVLASPAVRARAKDLSVDLGQVHAEGDRIRHADLDAFLRYSGGQGYHAPGASRARADEPIKVIGMRRKIAENMAASKRAIPHFTYVEEMDVTALEEMRADLNANRGGRPKLTMLPFLIVAICRTIPQFPMINARYDDEGGVVTRYGAVHLGMATQTDAGLMVPVIRDAQDKNVWQLASEITRLAEAARTGKAKVEELTGGTLTVTSLGPLGGIATTPVINRPEVAIIGPNKIVERPVFDGDEIRRAKLMNLSISCDHRVVDGWDAASYVQALKKLIETPVLLFAD
- a CDS encoding alpha-ketoacid dehydrogenase subunit beta encodes the protein MNMIEAINSAMDVMLGRDDKMVVMGEDVGFFGGVFRATAGLQKKHGKTRVFDTPINECGIIGVAVGMGAYGLRPVPEIQFADYIYPGLDQLVSEAARLRYRSAGDFICPMTVRTPFGGGIFGGQTHSQSPESIMTHICGVKTVIPSNPYDAKGLLIAAIEDNDPVVFLEPKRIYNGPFSGYYDRPVEPWSKHEASAVPEDYYCIELGKAATVRAGEALTILAYGTMVHVTKTIVEEMGVDAEIIDLRTLLPLDIDAIETSVKKTGRCLIIHEATRTSGFGAELAALVQERCFYHLEAPVERVTGFDTPYPHSLEWAYFPGPVRIATALTKILKD
- a CDS encoding 3-methyl-2-oxobutanoate dehydrogenase (2-methylpropanoyl-transferring) subunit alpha: MTETPGRPASNLPPLSLHIPEPRYRPGDTPDFGDIAIPAVDATPRPGEATKPDAMRDLCYGLVRVLDFDGQAKGPWDPKLTPDRLRAMLRYMMLVRAFDDRMFRAQRQGKTSFYMKSTGEEATSVASTMAIDRSDMCFPSYRQQGILIVRDYPLIQMMNQIYSNRGDHLLGRQLPIMYSAPEHGFFSISGNLATQYPQAVGWAMASASKGDNRIATVWCGEGSSAEGDFHSALTFATVYNAPVIFNVVNNQWAISSFSGFAGGERTTFAARAVGYGIAGLRVDGNDPLAVYAATQWAADRARTNNGPTLIEHFTYRAEGHSTSDDPSAYRAADEATAWPFGDPIARLAQHLETLGEWDGERQEALRKELDDLVKTTQKQSEKLGILGHGMHQPFETMFQDVFEEMPWHLKEQSKQMLAEQEAKFGPNWKPE
- the thyA gene encoding thymidylate synthase, with protein sequence MPDSIHYELQYLDLMRRIWVEGDERVDRTGVGTRSLFGETMRFSLRDDAIPLLTTKRVYWKTALRELLWFLTGDTNIRPLVAQGVRIWTDWPLEKYRRETGEAISAEDFEARVIADEAFAAQWGDLGPVYGHQWVNWPRYEPAGEGLFRRAAQGHNQIAALVEGLRNNPGSRRHIFTGWNVADLDRMALPPCHMTYQFHVRSDGGLSCLLFQRSCDLGLGFAFNVFEAALLTRMIAQQCDLTAHELVWTGGDVHLYLNHQELVEQQLSRVPEGAPKLRILRRPDSIFDYKFEDFTVESYAPQAHIPAPVAV
- a CDS encoding JAB domain-containing protein, with the protein product MTLHEPVGQRLDPLAPPGFVARQSEDGIACDLLRPHFPPDRETLLLAGFDGYERLVRLEQAEGDRNGRCIIYPQSWRSLLCSGVVRVLMAHNHPSGIARPSDADRRCTQEAALFLRTLDVELVDHLIFVESGHFSFRRAELL